AATCGCGGCGGTGAAAAATACGGTGGAATATATTTTATCCCAAGAAAATGTAAAGTTAGCCATAGCAACCCATCTAGGAAGGCCCGAAGACGGGTTTGACAGAAAATTTTCCTTGCGGCAAATCGTTGATGATGTAGAGAAAATTCTGAAAAGAAAAGTTAAATTCGCGGAAGATTGCATTGGCGAAAAAGTAAAACAGGGGCTGGAAAATTTAAATCAAGGCGAGATTTTGCTTTTGGAAAATGTCAGATTTTACAAAGAGGAAGAAGATAATAAAAAAGAATTTAGCGAGAAATTGGCTGAAAATTTTGATGTTTATGTAAATGACGCTTTTGGCGTTTGCCATCGCGACCAAGCTTCGGTGACGGGAGTGGCTGAAGTTCTGCCAAGTTTTGCCGGAATCAGGCTTCAGGAAGAAATAAAAAATTTGAAAAAAGTCAAAAACAATCCGGATCGCCTAGCGGTAGCTGTTATTGGGGGAGCTAAAATAGAAACCAAACTTCCGCTAATTAGAAGTTTTGAAAAAAACTACGATTATGTTTTAACCGGCGGGAAAGTTTCCATAGAAGCGACGGATAAAAATATGAAATTTTCCGACAAGGTTATATTGGCTTTTGACTTTGCTGAAGACAAAAAAGACATTGGAGAAAAAACCATCGCCAAATTCAAAGAAATAATCCTACAAGCCAGAACGGTTGTTTGGAACGGCCCGCTGGGCGAATTTGAGAAACCACCTTTTGATAAGGGAACTAAGGAAATCATAAAAGCCATAATTGAGAGCGGCGCTTTCAGTGTGGCGGGAGGCGGAGAATCGGTCCAAGCGCTGGAAGAAAACGGTTGGCTGGAAAAAATTTCTTTTGTTTCCACGGGCGGGGGAGCTATGCTGGAATATCTAAGCGGCGGCGAAATGCCGGGATTGGAGGTTTTGGAATTGTAGAAGTAATTTTCAATTTACAATTTACAATCAATTTTCCTGCCTCGCCGGCAGGCGGGCAATAAATCAATGATAGAAAGCAGAATTAAAAAAATAATAAATAATGGGGAAAGCCGAAAGGTTGAATTTAAGCTGAAAATAAACAGTGGCTTAGGCAAATCCATCTGCGGTTTTGCCAATACAAATGGCGGAATTGTTTTGATTGGCGTAAATGATGGCGGAAAGATTATCGGCATTAGCAAGAAACACGAAAGAGAAATCGCCAATATGGCGCACACTTGCAAACCGTCCGTTTATCCTAAAATTGAAGCTGTTGAAATTG
Above is a window of Candidatus Zixiibacteriota bacterium DNA encoding:
- the pgk gene encoding phosphoglycerate kinase, producing MQLKKIQNADLNNKRVLLRAGFNVEIEDGDVKEKFKIAAVKNTVEYILSQENVKLAIATHLGRPEDGFDRKFSLRQIVDDVEKILKRKVKFAEDCIGEKVKQGLENLNQGEILLLENVRFYKEEEDNKKEFSEKLAENFDVYVNDAFGVCHRDQASVTGVAEVLPSFAGIRLQEEIKNLKKVKNNPDRLAVAVIGGAKIETKLPLIRSFEKNYDYVLTGGKVSIEATDKNMKFSDKVILAFDFAEDKKDIGEKTIAKFKEIILQARTVVWNGPLGEFEKPPFDKGTKEIIKAIIESGAFSVAGGGESVQALEENGWLEKISFVSTGGGAMLEYLSGGEMPGLEVLEL